The proteins below come from a single Gimesia alba genomic window:
- the murC gene encoding UDP-N-acetylmuramate--L-alanine ligase, whose amino-acid sequence MNQQSLSSKEFHLDSATLPASAHLVGICGSGMKALAEYLASAGCRVTGSDMSPPIPSEGSLRAGGYRVHQGHDKRFVPEGTNVLIYSPAIGLANPERRFAQRMGIPQFSYAQMLGSLMRQKRGVCIAGTHGKSTTTALTAYVLENAGVSPSAVIGAELCNQNLNGWAGEGPLFVAESCEYQRSFLNLFPYHAAITNIEPDHFDYFKNQDDMTTAYAEFVSRIPLSGSLLLPATCLGLHKIREASKAKVTTFSLERGADWWATDIKPTSFGLRFRLFHQGEYYSEISLQKTGKHNVSNAMVAAILCHTAGIDAEEIREGIYQFPGIRRRYERMGSYKGITLFDDYAHHPTAIQSTLKMLRQEYPDRKVWCLYEPHQVSRTQALMDYYARSFTLADKILIAPVYAARENLGEEPVETSKELVNRILRHNDSARFSSSLDQMVSTLETEAQSGDIIITMGAGEINRIHHELNRRLQRDS is encoded by the coding sequence ATGAATCAGCAAAGTCTGTCATCCAAAGAATTCCACTTGGATTCTGCCACATTACCTGCCTCTGCCCATCTGGTAGGGATTTGTGGATCTGGAATGAAAGCGCTGGCAGAATACCTGGCGAGTGCCGGCTGCCGAGTGACAGGATCTGATATGAGTCCGCCTATTCCCTCTGAGGGCTCTTTGCGGGCAGGCGGATATCGGGTTCATCAGGGACATGACAAGCGATTCGTTCCCGAGGGGACGAACGTTTTGATTTATAGTCCGGCCATCGGTCTGGCAAATCCGGAACGTCGTTTTGCGCAGCGGATGGGAATTCCTCAATTTTCTTATGCACAGATGCTGGGCAGTCTGATGCGTCAAAAAAGAGGAGTGTGTATCGCAGGCACGCACGGGAAAAGCACAACGACTGCGTTGACTGCCTACGTGCTTGAGAACGCCGGCGTTTCGCCGTCTGCGGTGATTGGTGCAGAACTGTGCAACCAGAATCTGAACGGCTGGGCGGGGGAAGGTCCATTGTTTGTGGCAGAAAGCTGCGAGTATCAACGCAGTTTCCTGAATTTATTCCCGTATCATGCGGCGATTACGAATATCGAGCCGGATCACTTTGATTATTTCAAAAACCAGGACGATATGACGACCGCATACGCGGAGTTTGTATCTCGTATTCCTTTGAGTGGTTCTTTATTACTGCCGGCAACCTGTCTGGGGCTGCATAAAATTCGAGAGGCCAGCAAAGCGAAAGTGACAACATTTTCGCTCGAACGGGGTGCAGACTGGTGGGCCACCGATATTAAGCCGACCTCGTTTGGCCTGCGATTCCGGCTGTTTCATCAAGGCGAGTATTATTCAGAAATTTCCCTGCAGAAAACGGGAAAACATAACGTCTCCAATGCGATGGTCGCTGCCATTCTGTGTCATACCGCCGGTATTGATGCGGAAGAGATTCGCGAAGGCATCTACCAGTTTCCCGGAATTCGTCGCCGCTACGAGCGAATGGGGTCTTATAAAGGGATCACTTTATTCGACGATTACGCCCATCACCCGACGGCGATTCAGTCGACGCTCAAGATGCTGAGGCAGGAATATCCGGACCGTAAAGTGTGGTGTTTATATGAACCGCACCAGGTCTCGCGCACGCAGGCTTTGATGGATTATTATGCCCGCAGTTTCACTTTGGCAGACAAGATCCTGATTGCCCCTGTTTATGCAGCCCGTGAAAATCTAGGTGAAGAGCCCGTTGAAACCTCAAAAGAGCTTGTAAATCGAATTCTTCGTCATAATGATTCGGCTAGATTCAGCAGTTCCCTTGACCAGATGGTCTCAACTTTAGAGACTGAGGCTCAATCTGGTGATATTATCATTACTATGGGAGCGGGCGAGATAAATCGGATCCATCATGAGCTCAATCGAAGACTTCAAAGAGATTCTTAA
- a CDS encoding PQQ-binding-like beta-propeller repeat protein: MKPLLRVLCFAFSYSLLLGSTTLTAEDWPAFRGPRGNGISGEIEVPLEWSSTENIVWKVRLPDSGNSSPIVSNGRVFVTCAEQEGHQRSLYCYDRSNGKQLWVRTVNFDKVLPTHKTNNYCGSTPVSDGERVVVWHSSAGLFCYDFAGKELWSRDLGEFEHIWGYGVSPILHEGKVILHCGPGKRVFMTSIDLTSGKTIWETEEPVEGDGQRNNERKYMGSWSTPVIANVNGQDLIVCSMSLRVNAYDPQTGKIIWSCYGLRGKKGDLAYTSPILANDICVAMGGYNGPAIGFRMQGTGDITATERLWREEPNPQRISTGVYTNDHLFMANAGPNIFQCLNPTTGKIVWQERSGGAACWGSMILANKHLYVTDQNGTTHVFKPNAARFEKVAQNELKERSNSTPAFSDGQIFLRTFQHLYCIGN, from the coding sequence ATGAAACCGCTTCTCAGAGTGCTCTGCTTCGCGTTTTCGTATTCACTCCTGCTCGGGTCTACCACGCTCACCGCGGAAGACTGGCCCGCTTTTCGTGGCCCCCGCGGCAATGGGATCTCAGGGGAAATTGAGGTTCCCCTCGAATGGAGTTCCACAGAGAACATCGTCTGGAAAGTCCGGCTTCCTGATTCAGGGAACAGTAGCCCGATTGTTTCCAACGGACGTGTGTTTGTAACCTGTGCCGAACAGGAAGGACACCAGCGCAGTCTGTATTGCTATGATCGAAGTAACGGCAAGCAACTCTGGGTTCGCACGGTCAACTTTGACAAAGTCTTGCCTACGCATAAAACCAACAACTATTGTGGCTCCACCCCCGTCTCTGATGGAGAACGTGTCGTTGTCTGGCATTCCTCGGCTGGTTTATTCTGCTATGACTTCGCCGGCAAAGAACTCTGGAGCCGGGACCTGGGAGAGTTTGAACACATTTGGGGCTATGGAGTCTCCCCGATCCTGCATGAGGGCAAAGTCATTCTGCACTGCGGTCCGGGGAAACGGGTCTTTATGACCTCCATCGATCTCACAAGCGGGAAAACAATCTGGGAAACCGAAGAACCGGTTGAAGGGGATGGCCAACGCAACAACGAACGAAAATATATGGGCTCCTGGAGCACGCCTGTCATCGCCAACGTCAACGGTCAGGATTTGATCGTTTGCAGCATGTCACTCCGCGTGAATGCCTATGACCCTCAAACCGGAAAGATCATTTGGAGTTGTTACGGGCTGCGAGGCAAAAAAGGGGACCTCGCGTATACATCACCGATCCTCGCAAATGACATCTGCGTTGCGATGGGCGGCTATAATGGTCCGGCGATCGGTTTTCGGATGCAGGGCACGGGGGACATCACCGCCACAGAGCGACTCTGGCGTGAAGAACCGAATCCGCAGCGCATTTCGACGGGCGTTTACACGAACGACCATCTCTTCATGGCGAATGCCGGTCCCAATATTTTCCAGTGCCTGAATCCCACGACCGGAAAAATTGTCTGGCAGGAACGCTCGGGAGGTGCCGCCTGCTGGGGCTCAATGATTCTGGCGAACAAGCATCTCTACGTCACCGATCAGAACGGCACAACCCATGTGTTCAAGCCGAACGCAGCACGCTTCGAGAAGGTCGCTCAAAATGAACTGAAAGAACGGAGCAACTCCACGCCCGCTTTTTCTGACGGACAGATCTTTCTGCGCACGTTTCAGCATCTTTACTGTATTGGAAACTAA
- a CDS encoding PSD1 and planctomycete cytochrome C domain-containing protein, whose amino-acid sequence MKHFLRISSVILLMAVCVSISTSAEELKSKADSVPQFTPDQLEFFEKSIRPLLAEHCYKCHSGQAKRLEGGLRLDARSLIMKGGDSGPSADTKKPHDSLLLEAVRYESFEMPPDTRLKKEQIDLLTRWVEMGLPWPDEKPPAEREAAETFDLKHRRDTHWVWQPLKDVTPPAVKNKNWSAHPVDQFILAKLEANKLQPAQPADKRTIIRRLYFDLIGLPPTPAQIHSYLNDQSPNATEKVVDQLLAAPQFGERWGRHWLDLMRYAESRGHEFDNDAPNAFQYRDYVIRALNADLPYDQFVTEHIAGDLLKQPRLNPEKQFNESVLATAFWYLGEWVHSPVDIRKDETDRFDNAIDVMTKSFLGMTVSCARCHDHKFDAISTKDYYALYGYLQSSNYHQVRFESMPHNQNIVQRAEQLHQRQQSLLKAKLKAAFQHEVKNFSRYYQSASQLVQSGKATDLEQRLHAQAAEQQLNPGILKRWVQLLQNNQAAEKELKAAILLEKNTQASLASPSPFAPASPESPNRTIVNYGNCPPEDFITDGFTFGLAPRPRGTLLFNPADQQLPLTVQLEGAAVRDPLWNDLQDVKSPQMNQKNQLRSYPRAGRTLRTPTFEVQGSIAYRVKGSCWVYACVDSHRLLFGPLHGSTLKKVTADKSGKPLWVFHDLSRYKGHRVHLEFTPIDKGPLEVYQVKHATQFPEPDLTSVSLKSPKVQKAFTDAFNDYFDSPDKPASQTVSLINWTLAHPDLFSEPDSPERLALKKEIEDYQAQRAKLKQAIQTESQTAMAIMDGSAENDHVLIRGSHQNQGPVVERRFLEALNGVTPENTSGSGRLALAREINDPANPLTHRVIVNRIWAHLFGRGIVPSVDNFGVLGERPSHSELLDYLAIKFLNEGRSLKQMIKSLVLTQTYQQASQTALNVSEIDPDNIYLHKMPLKRLEGEAIRDALLSISGRLDTTMYGSSIPVHLTKFMDGRGKPPVNGPLDGKGRRSIYIQVRRNFLSPMMLAYDTPSPFSTMGRRNVSNVPAQALIMMNDPFVLQQAQLWGERVAKDSNLQTTDDKIRWMYEAALSRQPTPDELAAAKQFVLERTEQNSDSPDPATTWAELGHVIFNLKEFIYVF is encoded by the coding sequence ATGAAGCATTTTCTCCGCATAAGCTCTGTTATCCTGTTGATGGCCGTCTGCGTCAGTATTTCGACTTCAGCCGAAGAACTAAAATCAAAAGCAGACTCCGTTCCCCAGTTTACACCAGACCAGTTGGAGTTCTTTGAAAAGTCGATTCGCCCCTTGCTCGCCGAACATTGTTACAAGTGCCATAGCGGCCAAGCCAAACGGCTCGAAGGGGGGCTGCGACTCGATGCACGCTCGCTGATCATGAAAGGCGGCGATTCCGGCCCTTCTGCAGACACGAAAAAACCACACGACAGCCTGCTGCTGGAAGCGGTCCGATATGAATCGTTCGAGATGCCTCCCGACACACGTCTCAAAAAGGAGCAGATTGATCTCTTAACGCGCTGGGTCGAAATGGGACTCCCCTGGCCCGATGAAAAACCACCCGCTGAGAGAGAAGCTGCTGAAACATTTGACCTAAAACACCGGCGTGATACACACTGGGTCTGGCAACCACTAAAAGACGTGACACCACCGGCGGTCAAGAATAAGAACTGGTCGGCACATCCCGTGGATCAGTTCATCCTGGCGAAGCTCGAAGCCAACAAGCTGCAGCCTGCACAACCCGCCGACAAGCGGACCATCATCCGACGACTCTACTTCGACCTGATCGGCCTTCCGCCGACTCCCGCTCAGATTCACTCCTACCTGAATGATCAATCACCCAACGCCACCGAGAAGGTCGTCGATCAGCTTCTGGCAGCACCTCAATTCGGAGAACGCTGGGGACGCCATTGGCTGGACCTGATGCGATATGCCGAATCACGAGGACACGAGTTCGACAATGATGCCCCCAATGCCTTTCAGTATCGCGACTACGTTATCCGGGCCTTGAATGCCGACCTGCCCTATGATCAGTTCGTCACCGAACACATCGCCGGCGATTTACTCAAACAGCCCCGATTGAATCCCGAGAAACAGTTTAATGAATCCGTCCTGGCAACCGCCTTCTGGTATCTGGGGGAATGGGTGCACTCGCCCGTTGATATCCGCAAAGATGAAACCGACCGCTTTGACAATGCGATCGACGTCATGACCAAATCATTTCTGGGCATGACTGTTTCCTGTGCCCGTTGTCACGATCACAAGTTCGATGCGATCTCCACGAAAGACTACTACGCCTTGTATGGATACCTGCAAAGCAGCAACTATCATCAGGTGCGGTTTGAATCGATGCCGCACAATCAGAACATCGTACAGCGGGCAGAACAACTGCATCAGCGTCAACAGAGCCTGCTCAAGGCAAAACTGAAAGCCGCGTTCCAGCACGAAGTCAAAAATTTCTCCCGCTACTATCAGAGTGCCTCGCAACTGGTTCAGTCCGGAAAAGCGACCGACTTGGAACAACGGCTTCATGCACAGGCAGCAGAACAGCAACTCAATCCAGGCATTCTCAAACGCTGGGTTCAATTACTGCAGAACAATCAGGCCGCGGAAAAGGAACTCAAAGCCGCCATCTTGCTGGAGAAGAACACGCAAGCTTCACTGGCTTCACCTAGTCCCTTCGCACCAGCCAGTCCCGAATCACCCAACCGAACCATCGTCAATTATGGCAATTGTCCCCCGGAAGACTTCATCACCGACGGCTTCACCTTTGGCCTGGCCCCGCGTCCTCGAGGCACGCTTCTGTTCAATCCAGCCGACCAGCAGCTCCCGCTGACGGTTCAACTGGAAGGAGCCGCGGTCCGCGATCCACTCTGGAACGATCTGCAAGACGTGAAATCCCCGCAAATGAACCAGAAAAATCAACTACGATCCTATCCCCGTGCAGGAAGAACGCTCCGCACTCCCACCTTCGAAGTCCAGGGATCGATCGCCTACCGGGTGAAGGGCTCCTGCTGGGTCTATGCTTGTGTCGATTCTCATCGTCTGCTGTTCGGCCCCCTGCACGGCTCGACATTGAAGAAAGTCACCGCTGACAAATCCGGCAAACCGCTATGGGTCTTTCATGATCTGTCCCGCTACAAGGGACATCGCGTCCATCTGGAGTTCACCCCCATCGATAAAGGACCGCTGGAAGTCTATCAGGTCAAACACGCGACTCAGTTTCCCGAGCCCGATCTCACCTCCGTCAGCCTGAAAAGCCCCAAGGTCCAAAAAGCCTTCACCGATGCGTTCAACGATTACTTTGACAGTCCAGACAAACCGGCTTCTCAGACGGTCTCCCTGATCAACTGGACCCTCGCTCATCCCGACCTGTTCTCCGAACCAGACAGCCCGGAACGGCTCGCACTCAAAAAAGAAATCGAAGACTATCAGGCACAACGTGCGAAACTGAAACAGGCAATTCAAACCGAATCGCAAACCGCAATGGCGATCATGGATGGCAGTGCGGAAAACGACCATGTCCTCATTCGTGGTAGCCATCAAAATCAAGGCCCCGTCGTCGAACGGCGATTCCTGGAAGCGCTCAACGGCGTCACTCCAGAGAATACTTCCGGAAGCGGGCGGCTTGCATTGGCACGCGAGATTAATGATCCCGCAAATCCGCTCACGCATCGTGTGATCGTCAATCGCATCTGGGCGCACCTCTTCGGCCGGGGCATTGTCCCCAGCGTCGATAATTTTGGCGTCCTCGGAGAACGACCTTCGCATTCGGAACTGCTGGACTATCTGGCGATAAAATTCCTGAACGAGGGCCGCTCTCTCAAACAGATGATTAAGTCTCTCGTGCTGACCCAAACGTATCAGCAGGCTAGCCAGACCGCCTTGAATGTTTCGGAAATCGATCCCGATAATATTTATCTCCACAAAATGCCGCTCAAGCGACTGGAAGGCGAAGCCATTCGCGATGCGCTGTTAAGTATTTCCGGAAGACTCGATACAACGATGTACGGCTCTTCCATCCCCGTTCACCTCACGAAATTTATGGACGGTCGCGGCAAGCCACCAGTCAATGGTCCGCTGGACGGAAAAGGCAGACGCTCGATTTACATTCAGGTCCGCCGCAATTTCCTCTCGCCGATGATGCTGGCTTACGACACTCCCAGTCCGTTCAGCACGATGGGCCGCCGTAATGTCTCCAATGTTCCCGCCCAGGCATTGATCATGATGAATGATCCGTTTGTGCTTCAACAGGCGCAGCTCTGGGGAGAACGGGTGGCCAAAGATTCGAATCTACAAACAACCGACGACAAGATTCGCTGGATGTACGAAGCGGCGTTAAGTCGTCAACCCACACCAGACGAACTGGCAGCAGCAAAGCAATTTGTGCTGGAACGCACAGAACAAAATTCGGATAGCCCAGACCCTGCTACGACCTGGGCCGAACTGGGCCATGTGATTTTTAATCTCAAAGAGTTTATTTACGTTTTTTGA
- the murB gene encoding UDP-N-acetylmuramate dehydrogenase gives MSSIEDFKEILKHSEPLAKYSYFKIGGPAQFFLEPRTVDELQAVVLCCVENEIPIRVFGGGSNILIKDSGVQGAVIRIHDQEFAKIQIDGTIVTAGAGALLSNLVSQTVKAGLSGLEGLVGIPGTVGGALHGNTGGHNGDIGQYATSVSVLTARGEKFVRTADELSFSYRESSINELAILEATFELKQDDPEEVANRMKKNWIMKKANQPLTHQSAGCIFKNPRGMHAGALIEQAGLKGTRIGGAEISDRHANFIINDENATTENVLDLINLAQNTVSEKFGVELEMEIELW, from the coding sequence ATGAGCTCAATCGAAGACTTCAAAGAGATTCTTAAGCATTCTGAACCACTGGCCAAGTATTCCTATTTCAAAATAGGGGGACCGGCCCAGTTCTTTCTGGAACCACGCACTGTCGACGAACTGCAGGCAGTCGTTCTGTGTTGTGTCGAAAATGAAATTCCGATCCGTGTGTTTGGCGGGGGCTCGAATATCCTGATTAAAGATTCCGGCGTTCAGGGCGCGGTGATTCGAATTCATGACCAGGAATTTGCCAAGATTCAGATCGACGGGACCATTGTGACGGCTGGTGCCGGCGCGTTACTGTCGAACCTTGTTTCCCAGACCGTGAAAGCGGGGTTGTCTGGCCTGGAAGGTCTGGTCGGGATTCCGGGAACGGTCGGTGGTGCATTGCATGGAAACACGGGTGGCCATAACGGTGATATCGGTCAGTATGCGACGTCAGTTTCCGTGTTAACGGCTCGTGGCGAAAAGTTTGTACGGACCGCGGACGAGTTGAGCTTCAGTTACCGGGAAAGCAGCATCAATGAGTTGGCAATTCTCGAAGCCACTTTTGAACTGAAGCAGGATGATCCCGAAGAAGTCGCTAACCGGATGAAAAAGAACTGGATCATGAAGAAAGCCAACCAGCCTTTGACGCATCAGTCAGCCGGTTGCATCTTCAAGAATCCACGTGGCATGCACGCGGGGGCGTTAATCGAGCAAGCCGGCCTGAAAGGGACACGCATCGGTGGTGCTGAAATCAGCGACCGGCACGCGAATTTCATCATCAACGATGAAAATGCGACGACGGAAAACGTGCTCGATCTGATCAACCTGGCGCAGAATACGGTTTCGGAAAAGTTCGGCGTCGAACTCGAGATGGAAATTGAACTCTGGTAG
- a CDS encoding DUF1501 domain-containing protein: MLTLLGQNHAQGSFCDHLSRRNFLQVGSLGLSGLTLPRLLQAESNPAHKKRQKSVIMIYLVGGPPHQDMIDLKPEAPKEIAGPWRPISTNVPGIEICEAFPRMAQLMDKMVLVRSIVGSQSGHDAIQCFNGHDPKKTKPQGGWPQFGSTVSKVQGAHVESAPPFISLCYPCTHGPYNEPGPGFLGLSHSPFRPMGPTRNDMVLNGISLERLSDRKQLLQSIDNFKREADASGMMTGLDTFTEQAMGVLTSSQLAEALDLSKEDPETVKRYGTGDPTKFIDSNGAPRVPQSMLVARRLIEAGARVVTLNYSKWDWHGGPNNSIFKREAEDFPVFDQCVSALLEDLHQRGLDQDCTVAIWGEFGRTPKISARVGRDHWPRVNSAILFGGGMKTGQVIGATDRLGGEAVDRPVTFPELFSTLYHNLGINTEHTTVEDFSGRPQYLVEEHAKPLPELI; this comes from the coding sequence ATGTTGACACTGCTTGGACAAAACCACGCACAAGGTTCATTTTGCGATCACTTATCGCGGCGGAACTTCCTCCAGGTTGGTAGCTTGGGGCTGTCTGGCCTGACGCTCCCTCGCCTGTTACAAGCCGAATCAAACCCGGCCCATAAAAAACGACAGAAATCCGTGATCATGATCTATCTGGTCGGGGGTCCCCCGCACCAGGATATGATCGACCTCAAACCAGAAGCCCCCAAAGAGATTGCCGGTCCCTGGCGGCCTATCTCAACCAACGTGCCCGGAATTGAAATTTGTGAAGCCTTCCCCCGCATGGCTCAACTCATGGATAAAATGGTTCTGGTACGCTCCATCGTCGGCTCGCAAAGCGGCCACGATGCCATCCAGTGTTTCAACGGCCATGATCCCAAAAAAACGAAACCGCAGGGGGGGTGGCCGCAATTCGGTTCGACTGTCTCCAAAGTTCAAGGCGCGCATGTGGAATCAGCGCCCCCCTTCATCAGCCTCTGCTATCCCTGTACTCACGGCCCTTACAACGAACCAGGACCAGGCTTCCTGGGACTCTCGCATTCACCATTTCGTCCCATGGGTCCAACCCGCAACGATATGGTTCTCAATGGAATCTCACTCGAACGACTTTCCGATCGCAAACAACTGCTGCAGAGTATCGATAATTTCAAACGGGAAGCAGACGCATCCGGCATGATGACCGGCCTGGATACCTTCACCGAACAGGCAATGGGCGTGCTGACTTCGTCGCAACTCGCAGAAGCCCTCGACCTTTCCAAAGAAGATCCGGAAACAGTCAAACGCTATGGTACCGGCGATCCCACTAAATTCATCGACAGTAACGGCGCTCCTCGCGTTCCGCAGAGCATGCTCGTGGCCCGCCGCTTGATCGAAGCCGGAGCCCGCGTCGTGACTTTGAATTACAGCAAGTGGGACTGGCACGGCGGCCCCAACAACTCCATCTTCAAACGTGAAGCAGAAGATTTCCCCGTATTTGATCAATGCGTCAGCGCGCTTCTCGAAGACCTGCATCAACGTGGACTCGATCAAGACTGTACTGTCGCCATCTGGGGTGAATTCGGGCGGACTCCCAAAATCAGTGCCCGGGTTGGCCGCGATCACTGGCCCCGCGTCAACTCGGCGATCCTCTTCGGCGGTGGCATGAAAACCGGTCAGGTCATCGGCGCCACCGATCGTCTGGGAGGCGAAGCCGTCGATCGTCCCGTTACATTCCCTGAGCTCTTTTCCACGCTGTATCATAATCTGGGGATCAATACAGAGCATACCACGGTCGAAGACTTCAGCGGCCGTCCGCAATATCTGGTAGAAGAACACGCCAAACCATTGCCAGAATTGATTTAA
- a CDS encoding HpcH/HpaI aldolase family protein, with amino-acid sequence MFVNKIKTLLSQGEVALGVGMPDASEILAKLSVDTGIDFLWIDLEHRPYSVNEVKHLPEIARRKGCMPMIRVPGLDPIYFKKALDIGANTIMVPQINNAEEAKLAVQYAKYPPEGTRGVSPDWTMFMDFSFDDYLPHANEETAIVAQIESPEGIENIEEIAAVDGIDVVFAGPMDLSASLGIIGQTQHPELLKLLADFPKRVARANKPAGITFADLDRCRQAIDEGYRFVNIGSVASLGTFGIKAVLPELRERARK; translated from the coding sequence ATGTTCGTAAATAAGATCAAAACGCTGCTTTCTCAGGGAGAGGTTGCTCTCGGCGTCGGCATGCCGGATGCCTCTGAAATCCTGGCAAAACTTTCCGTCGACACCGGAATCGATTTTTTATGGATCGACCTGGAACATCGTCCCTACAGTGTGAATGAAGTCAAACATCTCCCGGAAATTGCCCGCCGCAAAGGCTGCATGCCGATGATCCGCGTGCCTGGTCTGGACCCGATTTACTTCAAAAAAGCACTCGACATCGGAGCCAACACTATCATGGTTCCGCAGATCAACAACGCAGAAGAAGCAAAGCTGGCCGTACAGTACGCAAAATATCCGCCCGAAGGAACCCGAGGCGTCTCTCCCGACTGGACGATGTTCATGGATTTTTCCTTCGATGATTATCTGCCACACGCCAATGAGGAAACCGCCATCGTCGCGCAGATTGAATCGCCGGAAGGCATTGAAAACATTGAAGAAATCGCCGCCGTTGATGGCATCGATGTTGTCTTCGCCGGTCCCATGGACCTCTCTGCTTCTCTCGGAATCATCGGTCAGACACAACACCCTGAACTCCTGAAATTATTGGCAGACTTCCCCAAACGGGTTGCGCGCGCCAATAAACCCGCCGGAATTACCTTCGCCGACCTCGACCGCTGTCGCCAGGCCATCGATGAAGGCTACCGCTTCGTCAATATTGGCTCGGTCGCCTCCCTGGGAACATTTGGGATTAAAGCGGTCCTGCCGGAATTACGGGAACGAGCCAGAAAATAA
- a CDS encoding DUF1501 domain-containing protein — protein MHCGQFRQQFTRRDMLKHCANGFGAAALTALLQDQAFSGVATGKTHFPPKAKNVIFLYMDGGPSQVDTFDPKPYLTKYNGKNPGEFFKVEDTQFDNVGKVLKSPWNFKQYGESGIPVSDLFPHIGTCIDDMAVIRSVVSQFPEHTFANYFLHTGSGLQGRPSMGAWVNYGLGSECQDLPGFVVVNGGLIPPGGLDCFNSGFLPASFQGSVFKPGGSGIANVKRLEKTAQTQQQKLKLMQQLDRFKQQQSGVHDEIESAISNYELAYKMQMAIPDLMSFTSESKATLDLYGFNAEYEPTRTYAAECLLARRLVERGVRFVELTCTSVKSDRWDQHSNLKRDHENNARAVDQPIAGLLKDLKQRGLLDTTLVIWGGEFGRTPFAQGTNGRDHNPFGFSMWMAGGGIKGGTVYGATDEWGYKVVENRVEIHDIHATMLHLLGLEHTKSTFRFGGRDMRLTDVHGHVVHDVIA, from the coding sequence ATGCACTGCGGCCAATTCCGACAACAATTCACGCGGCGTGATATGCTCAAGCACTGTGCCAACGGTTTCGGTGCCGCCGCGCTCACAGCTTTATTGCAGGATCAGGCATTTTCCGGAGTCGCCACCGGTAAAACGCATTTCCCCCCCAAAGCCAAAAACGTCATTTTCCTGTATATGGACGGTGGTCCTTCACAAGTTGATACGTTCGACCCGAAACCGTATTTAACGAAATATAATGGCAAAAATCCGGGCGAGTTTTTCAAAGTCGAAGACACCCAGTTTGACAACGTCGGCAAAGTCCTCAAAAGTCCGTGGAACTTTAAACAATACGGCGAGAGCGGCATCCCCGTCAGCGATCTCTTCCCCCATATTGGAACCTGTATCGACGACATGGCCGTCATTCGTTCGGTCGTTTCTCAATTCCCCGAACATACCTTTGCCAATTACTTTCTCCATACAGGCAGTGGCCTGCAAGGACGTCCCAGCATGGGTGCCTGGGTCAATTACGGCTTAGGCAGTGAATGCCAGGATCTGCCCGGCTTTGTTGTTGTGAACGGCGGCTTGATTCCTCCCGGCGGCCTCGACTGCTTCAACAGTGGATTTCTTCCCGCCAGTTTCCAGGGCTCGGTCTTCAAGCCGGGCGGCAGCGGAATTGCGAACGTCAAGCGTTTGGAAAAAACGGCTCAGACTCAACAGCAAAAACTCAAACTCATGCAGCAACTGGATCGCTTCAAACAACAGCAATCCGGCGTGCACGACGAAATCGAATCGGCCATCTCGAATTATGAACTTGCCTACAAAATGCAAATGGCCATTCCCGATCTGATGTCGTTCACCAGCGAAAGCAAAGCCACCCTGGACCTGTATGGGTTCAATGCGGAGTACGAACCCACACGCACCTACGCCGCAGAATGTCTGCTCGCGCGGAGACTCGTCGAACGGGGTGTTCGTTTTGTCGAACTGACCTGTACCAGTGTCAAAAGCGACCGCTGGGACCAGCACAGTAACTTAAAACGCGATCATGAAAATAACGCCCGCGCCGTCGATCAACCCATCGCCGGCTTGTTGAAAGACCTCAAACAGCGCGGCCTGCTCGATACCACACTGGTCATCTGGGGCGGCGAGTTCGGGAGAACCCCATTCGCCCAGGGAACCAACGGGCGAGACCACAACCCGTTTGGCTTCTCGATGTGGATGGCGGGCGGCGGCATCAAAGGAGGCACCGTCTATGGCGCTACCGATGAATGGGGCTATAAAGTGGTGGAAAACCGCGTGGAAATTCATGACATCCACGCCACCATGCTGCATCTGCTGGGACTGGAACATACGAAATCCACCTTCCGCTTTGGTGGTCGCGACATGCGACTGACCGACGTTCACGGACACGTGGTACATGATGTGATAGCTTAA